Sequence from the Methanobacterium alkalithermotolerans genome:
GAATAGATGCAATTGTACCATTTACCTGACTTAAAACTTTATCATGGAAATTTATAAGCTTTCTTGCTTTTTCAGGCTCTTGCAAAATGTCTCCCATAAACTCAATCGAAGGGATGATGCTGGTTAAATTATTATCCCCTTCTACATCCAATACCGGTATCTGGCCAAATTTATGTTGTATTTCTTCCACAATTTCTACAGTACCTCCATGCCCCACCAGGATGATGTCTGGATGAGCAGAAATAATGGACTCATAATTCGCATCTTTTTTTCCACCGCCCAAAACAGGGAGATTTTGATATTCTGGAGTCATGTACTGATTTTCTTTTTCTCCTCGACCAGTATCCCATCCTACCATCTTATCTGGAGCAAGCATGTAAAGCTGGACTGTGGTTGAAGAACTCAGTGAATACACTTTGCTTATATTTGAAGGCACGGGAACTTTTCTGTCTAACATGTCTGTAATATGATTACTTTCACCATAACCCTGGGGGTCCTGGGTTAAAAATGATCCAATAAAACCGACAGACATGAGAAATATTATCAATGATGCCATTATGATTTTTTTAGTTACCATGAAAACGACTCCTAAAATAGATTTTTCTTATCGATATGAATTTATAAACTTATTGAAATTTAACTTTATTTTACACAATGAATGCCTTAAATCACTTTATCATATAAATTATCAGTATCGATATGTATATATATACATTACTAAAAAACTAAAATAATACTCATGGAGAATTTTGCATAATTTAAATGAGGAGAAGGTAGATGAAACAAAATCAACTTAAAAAGATGTTAAAACTTATTATAGATTCAACTATTCCTTTAATTAATCAAATTGGGGTTGAATGAATGAATAAATCAATAATTAAGTTTTTATTAATCATAATAATAGTCTCCTCCATATCTGGATTGACTTTCGCATCAGAATCAGACAGTATAAATGAAACTTCTAATGGAACCAGCAGTGGAAAAGCCAGTGCTAAAATTAGCATCAATTTTGATAGAAGTGAAGCAAAAGTAGGAGATACAGTAATTATCACTGTTGCTATTATCAATGATGGAAATATAGATTTAACCAATATAATGGTTTTAGTACCCTTGCCCGAAGGCTTACAGTATTTATCACATGCAACTGATACTAGTAAGGCACTTTACTCCGCTGCGGGAGTATGGGATGTGGGAAATTTAAGAACAACTTCCCGATTGGGGGGAGTTAAATATCTCTATCTCACTGCAAAGGTACTACCTTCTGCGGAGGGGAAAAATCTGATTGCCAATGCAAGATATTTGAGTATTGAACCAGAATCTACTGATACTAATTTTCAAAAACCTGGCACGGCCAGCTCTACCTTGAGAATTGAAATAATCGAAGAAAGCGGGAATGGGAATGCCACGGGAAATGGAACTGGCAACATGACTGGAGGAAATAGTAGCACGGGCAATAATCAAGCCATCATCAACGAACTTAAAAATACCACATCAAAAGGTGGTTTGGAAACTTTAAAGGACTTGAGCAATCTTCAAAATGAAGGAAAAGCATATGAAGTAACTAATGATACTTCTTCAACTCCCTCTAATGATCCCGGATCAATCTATGCCATAATAACCGGATTTATATTCTCGCTACTAATATTAGTAGGATATTTCAAAGGAGTCAGGGGATAATAATATTATTTACAACTTTCACGGTTTTAGTTTTCAATAGAGGGTCATGGATTTTAAGAGTAGCCCCGGGTTAATCAAAATTGACTAATAAACTCTTTAATTTCATGATGTACTTGATTATAACCCGGAGGGTTGTTTATGAAACATACCTCTTATGGATTAATACTAAATTTGATAAGATTATTTGAGCCATATCCAAACAGGATTCTTCTAAATCATGAAAATGACAAAGCAAGTTAACTATCTACTCTAACTAAGAAAATGCACGGAATTAATAAATTCTTCGCAATGGGAATACATACGGGGAATACTTTGCCTCTTAAATTCTTTTAAGGCCCATTTAAAAATTTTAATAACAGGGAATCTATCATCCTATCTCAGGGGGATGGATTATGATTAGTCGATTTATTGTTTTAATAATCAATAATCAGGGGATTAAAATGAGTATATACATTGGAATAGATGATACTGATAATTTAAATTCTAGAGGAACAGGAAGACTAACCAGAGCAATAGCTGCCGAAATTTCTAATATATGTCCGGTAAAAGGTGTAACCAGACATCAGCTTTATTATCATCCGGACATACCCTATACTTCCCATAACAGCTGCGGGGTTATCCATGTCGAATCAGAAGATGAAGAACTGGTTCCCCACCTCTTCAAACTAGCTCGGGAAGAAATACTTAATGATTTTATTGAAGGCAGTGACCCTGGTTTAGTAGTAGCTCACCATAGCCAAATTTTACCTCCACTAGTGGCTTATGGAATCGATGCCAAGTCTACTATTTTAAATCAGGAAAAGGCCAGGTTACTGGCTGGGAATTTAGGAATACTTTTGGAAGGTTTGGGAGGAACTGAAGATGGGGTAATTGGAGCATTGGCAGGTGTTGGCCTGGCCTTTAATAAAAATGATGGAAGATTTTTACAAATTGGAAATATAAGGGAACTTACTGGCACGCAAAGCGTGGAAAACTTACTAAAAGCAGGTGTGGAAGCGATTTTCACTACAGACGGACAGCAGATACTCGAAGGAGATATTTTCAATGAAGAGAATAAATCAGTTAAACCCTGTCCGGTAAATGGAAGACCGGTTTTATTTGTAGAACATATAAATGGGTGCTTAAAAGCAGTCAAAAGGAATTAATGAGGTATCTCTTTAAATTTCTATTTAAAATGCATAATGATAATGGATATCTCCTTTGCTACTTTAATTATTAAATGAAGATTAAATAAAAACACGCGTTGATTATCGTTTCTAAAATTTAATTAAGTCTTATTTAAAAATAAAGAGAATAATCTCTTTTAATTCATATTTTCTCTGATTTTATGTATAGGTATTAATTCATATTTTCACTGAAAAAGATGAACTGCAGTTGCTTTGAATTCCATCCATAGTTCAGATCCGATATTGATTTTCATATCCAGGAAGGACTTGCGGGTCATATAAACTGTGAATAATTCTTTTTCTGCTTCTATTTTAAGATGGATAAGAGCCCCTTCATCTATAATTTCAACCACTTTTCCTTTTATTTCATTCAAAGAACTGGTTTTAACTTTATTACATGATAAAGTAATATCTTCAGGACGTATTGATACAAATACCTCGCCTTCTATTTGTTCTGAGGAATAAATGTCGATATTTCCACTTTTTATAAGTGTCAATCCTTGTGGCTCTTTACGGGCATGGCCTTTAATTACATTTTTCACGCCTACAAAGTCCGCCACAAATTGATTTTTAGGTTTTCTAAAAACATCCTCAGGTTTTCCTATCTGGAAAATTTTTTGATTTAATATGGCAATTTCATCTGAAAGGCGCTGGCCCTGAACCAGATCGTGGGTGGTCATAATTATGGTGGTATCCCTTTCTTTTTTAAGTTGCAGAATTAAGGACTCTATTTTTTCACGGGACAGGGGATCCAGGTTGGAAGTAGGCTCATCCAGAAGAACTAAATCTGGTTCGGTAACTAGCACTCTGGCCAGGGCCATTCTTTGAGATTCACCCCCGGAAAGGCTACTTGCATTTTGATGCGCATAATCTTCCATTCCCAGTAATTCTAAATTTTGGTAAACCTTATTTTGTATATATTCCTTATCATAACCTCTGATATTCAATCCATATGCTACATTATCATATACGGTTCCTTTAAAGGCCAGGGGCTTTTGGAATACCATCCCCATTCTACGACGAATATGCAGATTTCTTTTTTTTTTTGAAATTTCATGGCCATCAAATATGATTTTACCTGATGATGGAGTTTCTAAAAGATCAATTAGACGCAATAAAGTCGTTTTACCACAGCCGGTAGGACCAATCAATCCCAGGTTGATCCCGGTTTTTACCTTTAAATTGATATCCTCTAGAATAGTTTTGGATCCATATTTTTTATTCAGATTTTCTATTTCCAGCAGGTACATACTATTTCTCCTGGATGTAATTCAGTATCAGGTTGATTATAAGTGCAATAACCAGTAAAATTATTCCTAACGCTATTGAAAGAGCTATATTCCCCTTGGAAGTTTCAAGAGATATGGTAGTGGTTATGACTCTGGTGAATCCTCTTATATTTCCACCTATGAGCAAAGCCACTCCCACTTCCGATATAGCCCGACCAAAACCCAGTATTATAGCACCTATAAGGGCGTAACGGGCTTCTTTCATAATGGTGTAAATGGTCTGAAAATCACTTGCCCCTAAAGATAAGGCCAGGTCTTCTATATTTTTTTGAACTCCACTTAAGGAGTTAATGGTAAATCCAACCAGTAAAGGAAGTATAAGTATACTTTGACCAATAATCATACCGGTGGGGGTGAACAATAGGTTGAATCCACCAAATATACCTGAACGGGATAACAAAAGAAACACAAAAAGCCCCACCAGCACGGTAGGCACACTATAAAGGGTCTGAATCATATTTATTAGTCCTCTTTTACCCTTAAATGCTTTGAAATGAATCAATCCTCCCAGGGGAACTCCGATTAAGGTGGCAACCAGGGTAGAAGATAAGGAAATATATAGAGTACGCAATGTAATTTCGACCATTTCCGGGTCTAATGTGATTATGAGATTAATAGCTTGATAAATACCGTCTATAACAGGGCTCAACAAAATCACCAAAAAGCTAATTTAATAAAAAAAGTTAGAAAGGGATATGATTTCCCTTTTATTTAAATATATTTAAGCTGCTAGTTCAGATTGTCCTACTAAAAATGAACTAAATAATGCAGTAGGCTCTGGACCACCATTTAATGCAGTAAACAAATTTTGACCGTATTCTTCTACTCCAAACTCTGCAATAATCTTCTGTCCTTCACTGGATAGTAAAAATTCAACCAGCTTGTTGGCAGCATCATTATTGGTAGTAGAAACCTTATCGGGGTTCATAGGGATAGCAGAATAAACATTTAATAAATCAGGGCTTTCTGTAATAAGGGCCTCCAGACTTATTTTATCTTTAAAGGCTAAAAATGTTCCAGAATCTGATATGGTGTAGGCTTGCTTTTCATCAGCTATGGTTAGAGTATCCCCCATTCCCTTACCACTTTCCACATACCATGGAGCATTCTGGACGGTATTGTTATAATCGAGTCCTGCGGCTTTCCAGATTTTTTTCTCACGGGAGTGGGTACCTGAATCATCTCCTCTGGATATAAATTCAACGGCTTCAGGGTCTTTTTCACCTTCTTCCTGTATTTTTTCAAATGCTTCAGCTGCATCCATGCCTTTTATATCGGCGGGGTCATTGGAAGGCCCCACGATGTAGAAATAATTGTAAGCAAAAGGATTTCTTTTAGTTCCTATCCCCTCTTCAATTAATTCTTCTTCACGGGCTTTATCATGCACCAGAATTATATCTGCATCACCATTTTTACCATATTCGATGGCTATACCGGTACCACCAGATATTACTTGCATATCAATGTTAGGGTACTTTGCTTCAAATGCGGCTTCTATTTCTTCTAATAATCCAGTGTCTTCTAAGCTGGTGGTGGTGGCTACAACAAGGACCTCTTTTCCATCCATTGCACCACTGTATACATAGGTTCCAACACCCAGTAAAACCACTATTAATATTAAAACTGCTGCTAATAGTCGGTTATTCATTTAATACCTCCTGTCATATTAAAACTATATATTTTCGACATGTAATATTTATACATATCGCCTTGTGATGATGTAAAAATAATTTTATATCCTTCACTAAACATAATTATAAATGGTGTATAAAATGCAAATTAGTGCCAGAAATGCAATAAAAGGGAAAGTGGTTAAGGTGGATGTTGGTGCGGTAAATGCTACTATAAAAATCGAAGTAGAAGCTCCCCACACTATAACGGC
This genomic interval carries:
- a CDS encoding ABC transporter substrate-binding protein: MVTKKIIMASLIIFLMSVGFIGSFLTQDPQGYGESNHITDMLDRKVPVPSNISKVYSLSSSTTVQLYMLAPDKMVGWDTGRGEKENQYMTPEYQNLPVLGGGKKDANYESIISAHPDIILVGHGGTVEIVEEIQHKFGQIPVLDVEGDNNLTSIIPSIEFMGDILQEPEKARKLINFHDKVLSQVNGTIASIPEAERKKVYYGKDPDGLKTYAPGAQHANLITMCGGKNVVEAPITKGGVGVSMELILKWNPEVIITSDSQFYESIYSHPQWKNIDAVKNREVYLVPQSPFNWFEGPPGANTIIGIPWTAKVIYPDQFKDLDIKSLTKEFYAEFYHYNLTDVEVTEILRQSGLKDF
- a CDS encoding DUF11 domain-containing protein, translated to MNKSIIKFLLIIIIVSSISGLTFASESDSINETSNGTSSGKASAKISINFDRSEAKVGDTVIITVAIINDGNIDLTNIMVLVPLPEGLQYLSHATDTSKALYSAAGVWDVGNLRTTSRLGGVKYLYLTAKVLPSAEGKNLIANARYLSIEPESTDTNFQKPGTASSTLRIEIIEESGNGNATGNGTGNMTGGNSSTGNNQAIINELKNTTSKGGLETLKDLSNLQNEGKAYEVTNDTSSTPSNDPGSIYAIITGFIFSLLILVGYFKGVRG
- a CDS encoding ABC transporter substrate-binding protein translates to MSIYIGIDDTDNLNSRGTGRLTRAIAAEISNICPVKGVTRHQLYYHPDIPYTSHNSCGVIHVESEDEELVPHLFKLAREEILNDFIEGSDPGLVVAHHSQILPPLVAYGIDAKSTILNQEKARLLAGNLGILLEGLGGTEDGVIGALAGVGLAFNKNDGRFLQIGNIRELTGTQSVENLLKAGVEAIFTTDGQQILEGDIFNEENKSVKPCPVNGRPVLFVEHINGCLKAVKRN
- a CDS encoding ABC transporter ATP-binding protein produces the protein MYLLEIENLNKKYGSKTILEDINLKVKTGINLGLIGPTGCGKTTLLRLIDLLETPSSGKIIFDGHEISKKKRNLHIRRRMGMVFQKPLAFKGTVYDNVAYGLNIRGYDKEYIQNKVYQNLELLGMEDYAHQNASSLSGGESQRMALARVLVTEPDLVLLDEPTSNLDPLSREKIESLILQLKKERDTTIIMTTHDLVQGQRLSDEIAILNQKIFQIGKPEDVFRKPKNQFVADFVGVKNVIKGHARKEPQGLTLIKSGNIDIYSSEQIEGEVFVSIRPEDITLSCNKVKTSSLNEIKGKVVEIIDEGALIHLKIEAEKELFTVYMTRKSFLDMKINIGSELWMEFKATAVHLFQ
- a CDS encoding ABC transporter permease, which produces MSPVIDGIYQAINLIITLDPEMVEITLRTLYISLSSTLVATLIGVPLGGLIHFKAFKGKRGLINMIQTLYSVPTVLVGLFVFLLLSRSGIFGGFNLLFTPTGMIIGQSILILPLLVGFTINSLSGVQKNIEDLALSLGASDFQTIYTIMKEARYALIGAIILGFGRAISEVGVALLIGGNIRGFTRVITTTISLETSKGNIALSIALGIILLVIALIINLILNYIQEK
- a CDS encoding substrate-binding domain-containing protein translates to MNNRLLAAVLILIVVLLGVGTYVYSGAMDGKEVLVVATTTSLEDTGLLEEIEAAFEAKYPNIDMQVISGGTGIAIEYGKNGDADIILVHDKAREEELIEEGIGTKRNPFAYNYFYIVGPSNDPADIKGMDAAEAFEKIQEEGEKDPEAVEFISRGDDSGTHSREKKIWKAAGLDYNNTVQNAPWYVESGKGMGDTLTIADEKQAYTISDSGTFLAFKDKISLEALITESPDLLNVYSAIPMNPDKVSTTNNDAANKLVEFLLSSEGQKIIAEFGVEEYGQNLFTALNGGPEPTALFSSFLVGQSELAA
- a CDS encoding TOBE domain-containing protein: MQISARNAIKGKVVKVDVGAVNATIKIEVEAPHTITATITKESVEELKITEGEEVMAIIKSSEVMVAKK